The Deltaproteobacteria bacterium RBG_16_64_85 genome contains the following window.
CCCATAATGCACTCGCCGTGCCCCATCAGTTCCCGGATCCGCCGCGCGTAGAGCCCGGGATCGGTCCCCCGCAGTTCGTGGATTTCGACCAGGTAGTCGCACAGGACATCGGCCCGGGACAGGTCGAGGTCGGTCAGCTGACCGTCCCCCTGCAGGCGGGAGAGATCGTGGATGTAGGCGGTCCCCTCGACATACTCCGCAAGGAGGAAAAGTTCTTGCGTCTTTCCGAGGGAGAGGAGAGCTCCTTCCTTCTGGAAGGCTCCGACATCGAGCGACCGGGCGTGGCGGGGGAGGCTGTTATAGGACTGAAAGTCCCAAAGCAGCATCTGGGCGCGGTCCGCCATGTGATCGTGGCCGTAGGGCCCAGGCGAAAGCGTTTCCAGGACGGATTTCCGACGCTGCCCGTCGACTTCGTATTCCACCAGGACCGGCATTCCGTATCCGTATCCCTTGATGGCCCCCGTCTCGATCTTTTCCCCGAGAAGGGAGAGACGAAGGACGCGAACGGGTTTCATCAGGAGGGCCGAGAGGTAGGGCTCGAGGTTCTCCCGCGAAAGGTCGGGCATGCCTCACCTGCCTTATCCGGCGAGGATCTGCTTCAGGTGATTGATGTCGTGCCGGGCCATCCGGGCGGAGAGCTCCTCCAGGGTCAGCCGCCCCGATTCCGGGTGGACGCCGGTGCGTTTCATTTGCTCTTCGTCCAGAGAGGAAAGGAGGGCGAGGTTTTCCGCCCGCAGCGCGGCGAATCGGGCGCCCAGTTTTCCCGGTTCCTTTTCCCGGTACGGGCGCAGCCCCGCGATCCACTTTTCCTGGTCGAAGAACGAGAGATTCGGATCTTCTTCACAGATCA
Protein-coding sequences here:
- a CDS encoding aminoglycoside phosphotransferase; this encodes MPDLSRENLEPYLSALLMKPVRVLRLSLLGEKIETGAIKGYGYGMPVLVEYEVDGQRRKSVLETLSPGPYGHDHMADRAQMLLWDFQSYNSLPRHARSLDVGAFQKEGALLSLGKTQELFLLAEYVEGTAYIHDLSRLQGDGQLTDLDLSRADVLCDYLVEIHELRGTDPGLYARRIRELMGHGECIMGIADGYPPKHGFITSSLLQTIERQCVGWRWRLKGRAHRLRRVHGDFHPYNILFRDGMDFSVLDRSRGEWGDPADDVTSITGNYLFSSLQRDGRLAGAFETLFRRFWDRYLEKTGDREILEVAAPFFAFRCLVMASPVWYPTLSEDVRRKLFAFLQAVLDAEAFNPARVNAYCGV